The Flavobacteriales bacterium genomic sequence TATATAACTAAAATAACCGCACCCCATGCTTGCTTTTTAATTCTACTTACCTAATTTTAAGCATCCATTTTTCTTAAGCGGAGGGCCGGGCGCGGGAGGTGTGTGGGTAAGATTCGGCTATCAGATTTTTTTATGGGAATAAAAAAAGCCTCACCGATTAGGTAGGGTTATAAAACAGAAACGACCCGTGAGGGCCGCTTCGAATGTTTTCACAACGGAATAATCCTTATTGTGAATTGCTTTCAGCATCAAATATAATAGTTCAATAATAAAGAGTCAAGCATGAAAAGGATACTAGGACTTGATTTGGGCACCAATTCCATCGGATGGGCATTGGTGAATCAGGACTTTGATAAGAAGGAAGGTATGATTGAAGCTTTGGGGGCACGCATTATACCTATGTCACAAGACATCTTAGGGAAATTTGGTAGCGGTGTTTCAATATCTCAAACCGCAGAAAGAACCCAACATAGAAGCGTTCGAAGACTATATGAGCGGGATCATCTTCGAAGGGAAAGATTGCACAGGGTGTTGAATATTTTAGGCTTTCTCCCCGATCATTACGCTAGAGCCATCGACTTTCAGAAACGCTTGGGGCAATTCAAAGATGGTATGGAAATCAAACTAAACTATGTCCCCAAACCACGACCTGAAAAACATGTTTTTCTTTTCATGGAATCTTTTCTAGAGATGGTAAGGGAATTTGAAGCCAGTGGTCATCACGGCAAAATACCTTACGATTGGACCTTGTATTATTTGCGTAAGAAAGCATTGCATCGGCCTATTTCCAAAGAAGAGCTGGCCTGGCTGATTCTTAATTTCAATCAGAAACGTGGTTATTATCAACTCAGGGGAGAAGACGCTGAAGTTGAAGATGAAGGCAAGCGGGAAGAATTTTTTGCATTAAAGGTTGAGCGCGTTGACTGCTCAGATTCAAACAGTGAGAAGGCTAAGGATATGTGGTATGATGTGCATCTTGAAAATGGATGGATCTATAAGAGAAAGAGCAAGGACCCACTAGACGGTTGGGTGGGAAAAGTAAAAGAGTTTATTGTTACAACTGAATTGGATAAGGATGGCTCTCTTAAACGCGATAAAGATGGGGAGGTCAAACGAAGCTTCAGGGCTGTGAATTCGGAGGAAGATTGGATTGCAATCAAAAAGAAAAGCGAGCACGATATTGATGAATCAGGCCAGAGTGTTGGAGAGTTTATCTATGATACATTGCTGAAAAACCCTACACAGAAGATAAGGGGTAAGTTGGTGAGAACCATTGAGCGAAAATATTATAGACGGGAACTTGAGGCAATCTTAACTGAGCAAGCAAAACATCATGCGATATTCGGTGACCAAGATGTTTACAACAAATGCATTGAAGAATTGTATCCACATAACGATGGGCATAAAACTAATATAAAAGACAAAGGGTTGATTTACCTGATAACTGAGGATATTATCTTCTATCAGCGTCCTTTAAAAAGTAAAAAATCCACGATTGCCAATTGTCAGTACGAGTGGAGCAGGTATAAAGATGACAATGGAAATGAGCATGTAGTCTTTAGGAAAGGTATACCACGATCTCATCCGCTTTTTCAGGAGTTCAGGTTATGGCAATTTCTTAAGAACCTGAAGTTGTATGTAAAAGGAAATCCGGAAGATGTGGATGTGACCCAAACGTTGCTACCTACTAATGAGGCTTGGCTGGAGTTGTTCGGTTATTTGTCAATCAGGAAGGAAACTGAACAGAAGGATATAATCAAATATTTTATTGATAAGAAATTGATTCCCAAAGCGGATAAGGATGCCTACCGCTGGAATTATGTTCAGGATAAGTCTTATCCATGTGGTGAAACCAGGGCGATGATTTTATCGCGATTGAACAAGATACCAGATATTGATGCGGATAAGTTTCTAACCGATGATATGGAAAAGCACATCTGGCATATTATATACTCAGTAAAAGATGGTGTAGAGTTTGAAAAAGCATTGAAGAAGTTTGCTGGTAAAAATGGGATTGACAAAGATGCCTTCGTGGAGCAATTCGGGAAAGTGCCGTCTTTTAAAAACGAGTATGGTAGCTATTCAGAGAAAGCACTGAAAAAGTTGGTGCCATTAATGCGTACGGGGCGCTATTGGAAAGAATCTGAAGTGCCCGATGAAGCAAAAAGCCGTGTTGAGTCCATCATGGAGCGGTTGGACTCCATTGAGTTTGACATAGACAGGATTCAGGATGTGGCTGATGACGATATTACCTCCCGGCTGTTAAGGAGTTTTATAGGTTTTAAGGATAAAAATCCTTTGAAGGGTCTGAACACTTTTCAGGCTTGTTATGCGGTGTATGGCCGCCACTCGGAAACGGGTAATATGGTTCGATGGAATGTGCCTGCCGATATAGATAAATATCTTTCGGAGTTTAAGCAACATAGTTTGCGTAACCCGATTGTGGAACAAGTGGTGACCGAAACACTCAGGGTAGTACGTGATATATGGCAACATTACGGTAATGGTTCCGAGAGGTTTTTTGATGAGATTCATGTGGAACTTGGTCGGGAGATCAAGAACCCTAAGGATAAAAGAAAAAAGTTGACGGACCGAATTACTGAAAATCAAAATACCAATGAACGTATTAAGAAGCTGCTGCAAGAATTAAAAGAAGATGCCAGTACAATGGGTGAAGTCCGACCACATTCTCCGAGCCATCAGGAAATTCTGAAAATATATGAAGAAGGTGTTTCCCAGAATGCAGCGGTTCAATATGATGAGGTCAGCGAAGATGAAGTATTGAAGATTAGAAAGAATACCAATCCCTCAAAGTCGGAGATTATTCGATATAAACTTTGGTTGGAACAGGGCTATGTCTCTCCTTATACCGGGAAAGTTATTCCCTTGAGCAGGCTTTTTACAACGGATTATCAGATTGAGCATATCATACCTCAGTCACGGTATTTTGATGACTCATTGAACAATAAGGTAATCTGTGAGAGTGCAGTGAATGAGTTGAAGGATAATGATATCGCATATGATTTCATCAAGAGCCATGGTGGTCAAAGGGTGGATCTTGGGGATGGTAAAACTGTGGATGTTTTGGACATTGAAACGTATAAAAATCATTGTGGTTCTTATTTTAAAAACAATCGAAATAAGCTGAAAATGCTGTTGAGCGAAGACATTCCTGATGGTTTTATAGAGCGGCAAATGAATGATTCACGGTATATCAGTAAATTGGTCAAAGGCTTGCTCAGTTGCCTTGTCCGGGAAGAAAATGAGCAGGAAGCTACTTCCAAAAATATTGTTACCGTACCGGGAGCAATCACTGCTGTGCTTAGGAATGATTGGGGGCTGAATGATAAATGGAATGCGTTGGTGGCTCCGCGTTTTCAAAGACTGAATGAATTGACCAACTCGCAGGACTATGGGTATTGGGATAACAGTATCAATGCATTCCGGATTCAGGTACCTGATTCGATATCCAAAGGGTTCAGCAAAAAACGAATTGATCACAGGCACCATGCCTTGGATGCACTGGTTATAGCATGTACCACCAAAGACCACGTCAACTATATCACTTCGTTGAATACAGAAAGGAACAATTATGCCTTGGTTTCTAAGCTAAGGGTGATGGAGGAAATAGAAAAAGTTAATAGAAATACGGGTGAAATATTCAAAAGAAAGGTGGCCAAATCCTACCACGCACCTTGGCCTTCTTTTGCTACTGATGCAGCAGATCAACTGGCTGCCTTGGTGGTTAGTTTCAAGCAGAATCTTCGCGTTATCAATAAAACCCGTAACAAGTATTGGTCC encodes the following:
- a CDS encoding CRISPR-associated protein Csn1; translation: MKRILGLDLGTNSIGWALVNQDFDKKEGMIEALGARIIPMSQDILGKFGSGVSISQTAERTQHRSVRRLYERDHLRRERLHRVLNILGFLPDHYARAIDFQKRLGQFKDGMEIKLNYVPKPRPEKHVFLFMESFLEMVREFEASGHHGKIPYDWTLYYLRKKALHRPISKEELAWLILNFNQKRGYYQLRGEDAEVEDEGKREEFFALKVERVDCSDSNSEKAKDMWYDVHLENGWIYKRKSKDPLDGWVGKVKEFIVTTELDKDGSLKRDKDGEVKRSFRAVNSEEDWIAIKKKSEHDIDESGQSVGEFIYDTLLKNPTQKIRGKLVRTIERKYYRRELEAILTEQAKHHAIFGDQDVYNKCIEELYPHNDGHKTNIKDKGLIYLITEDIIFYQRPLKSKKSTIANCQYEWSRYKDDNGNEHVVFRKGIPRSHPLFQEFRLWQFLKNLKLYVKGNPEDVDVTQTLLPTNEAWLELFGYLSIRKETEQKDIIKYFIDKKLIPKADKDAYRWNYVQDKSYPCGETRAMILSRLNKIPDIDADKFLTDDMEKHIWHIIYSVKDGVEFEKALKKFAGKNGIDKDAFVEQFGKVPSFKNEYGSYSEKALKKLVPLMRTGRYWKESEVPDEAKSRVESIMERLDSIEFDIDRIQDVADDDITSRLLRSFIGFKDKNPLKGLNTFQACYAVYGRHSETGNMVRWNVPADIDKYLSEFKQHSLRNPIVEQVVTETLRVVRDIWQHYGNGSERFFDEIHVELGREIKNPKDKRKKLTDRITENQNTNERIKKLLQELKEDASTMGEVRPHSPSHQEILKIYEEGVSQNAAVQYDEVSEDEVLKIRKNTNPSKSEIIRYKLWLEQGYVSPYTGKVIPLSRLFTTDYQIEHIIPQSRYFDDSLNNKVICESAVNELKDNDIAYDFIKSHGGQRVDLGDGKTVDVLDIETYKNHCGSYFKNNRNKLKMLLSEDIPDGFIERQMNDSRYISKLVKGLLSCLVREENEQEATSKNIVTVPGAITAVLRNDWGLNDKWNALVAPRFQRLNELTNSQDYGYWDNSINAFRIQVPDSISKGFSKKRIDHRHHALDALVIACTTKDHVNYITSLNTERNNYALVSKLRVMEEIEKVNRNTGEIFKRKVAKSYHAPWPSFATDAADQLAALVVSFKQNLRVINKTRNKYWSYKDENGDLRLGKNGKPKKELVQQVRGDSWAIRKPLHKDTVSGKVSLKRKRSSTVSLNTALDAWEMIVDKDIKEQVKAVVEANRGDLKKAKKHLKGNPVSMNGKVVERVEMYEIIEATAVRVELTDAFTRKQLNSITDTGIQKILENHVKHYVDEKGSERFDLAFNPEGVEEMNRNMQNLNDGKPHQPIRKVRVYEVGGKFSVGHVGNKKDKYVEAAKGTNLFFAIYWNEEKQKREYDTIPLNLVVEHQKQVAGLPKKDRAPIPPNPEKGTFLFSLSPNDLVYVPTEEEAENPGKVDFRNLSNEQIGRIYKMVSASSYQCFYIRADVATTIVNKQEFTPLNKMERDIDGNMIKDCCWKLTVDRVGRITGFVK